From Odontesthes bonariensis isolate fOdoBon6 chromosome 21, fOdoBon6.hap1, whole genome shotgun sequence, a single genomic window includes:
- the LOC142371026 gene encoding transcription factor Sox-8 — protein MLKMTEEHDKCVSDQPCSPSGTNSSMSQDESDSDAPSSPTGSDGHGSLLAGLSKKLDSEDDERFPACIRDAVSQVLKGYDWSLVPMPVRGNGSLKNKPHVKRPMNAFMVWAQAARRKLADQYPHLHNAELSKTLGKLWRLLSESEKRPFVDEAERLRVQHKKDHPDYKYQPRRRKNVKPGQSDSDSGAELAHHMYKAEPGMGGLAGMTDGHHHSEHAGQPHGPPTPPTTPKTDLHHGVKQDLKHDGRRLVDSGRQNIDFSNVDISELSTDVISNMETFDVHEFDQYLPLNGHASGATLSSDHNHGPNSVPGSSYASSYSHTGSNGSSWSRKGAMSTTSPSTSEVGQHRLHIKTEQLSPSHYSEHSHGSPSHSDYGSYSSQACVTSATSAAASFSSSQCDYTDLQSSNYYNPYSGYPSSLYQYPYFHSSRRAYGSPILNSLSMAPAHSPTASSWDQPVYTTLSRP, from the exons ATGTTAAAAATGACAGAGGAGCATGACAAGTGTGTCAGCGACCAGCCGTGCAGTCCATCCGGTACAAACAGCTCCATGTCCCAAGATGAGTCCGACTCCGATGCTCCGTCCTCACCTACAGGGTCCGACGGCCATGGATCCCTGCTCGCCGGTTTGAGCAAGAAGCTGGACTCCGAGGATGATGAACGGTTCCCAGCTTGCATTCGGGACGCAGTCTCTCAGGTCCTCAAGGGATACGATTGGTCCTTGGTGCCTATGCCCGTGAGGGGGAATGGATCCCTGAAGAATAAACCTCACGTCAAGAGACCCATGAACGCGTTCATGGTCTGGGCACAAGCGGCCCGCAGAAAGCTGGCGGATCAGTATCCACACCTGCACAATGCAGAACTGAGCAAGACGCTGGGGAAACTTTGGCG CTTGCTTTCAGAGAGTGAGAAGAGGCCATTCGTAGATGAAGCAGAGCGCCTGCGGGTTCAGCATAAAAAAGATCATCCAGACTACAAGTACCAGCCACGCCGGCGGAAAAATGTGAAACCAGGCCAGAGCGACTCAGACTCAGGGGCAGAACTGGCACATCATATGTATAAAGCTGAGCCAGGAATGGGAGGACTGGCTGGGATGACTGATGGACACCACCACTCTGAACATGCAG GGCAGCCCCATGGTCCACCTACACCTCCAACTACTCCCAAAACAGACCTGCACCATGGAGTGAAGCAGGATCTGAAACATGACGGCCGTCGTCTCGTTGACAGCGGCCGGCAAAACATCGACTTCAGCAATGTAGATATATCTGAGCTTAGCACTGATGTGATCAGCAATATGGAGACCTTTGACGTTCATGAGTTTGACCAGTACCTCCCGCTGAATGGCCATGCCTCAGGGGCCACACTGTCCTCAGACCACAACCACGGGCCAAATTCAGTGCCTGGTAGCTCTTACGCTTCCTCATACAGTCACACAGGCAGCAATGGGTCATCCTGGAGCCGAAAGGGCGCCATGTCCACCACTTCTCCCTCCACAAGCGAGGTAGGCCAGCATCGTCTCCATATTAAAACAGAGCAGCTGAGCCCCAGCCACTACAGTGAGCACTCCCATGGGTCACCCTCTCACTCCGATTACGGCTCCTACAGTAGCCAGGCCTGTGTCACCTCAGCCACGTCGGCTGCAGCCTCTTTCTCCAGCTCCCAGTGTGACTATACTGACCTTCAGAGCTCCAACTATTACAACCCTTACTCTGGCTACCCCTCTAGCCTCTACCAGTACCCCTACTTCCACTCTTCCAGGCGGGCCTACGGTAGCCCAATCCTCAACAGTCTGTCCATGGCTCCAGCCCACAGCCCCACTGCCTCTAGCTGGGACCAGCCGGTCTACACCACTCTGTCTCGACCTTAA